Proteins encoded within one genomic window of Episyrphus balteatus chromosome 1, idEpiBalt1.1, whole genome shotgun sequence:
- the LOC129905156 gene encoding leucine-rich repeats and immunoglobulin-like domains protein 1 isoform X2, which produces MISNMKRGSLLFEGCVLYVVALLVGVTGIYAQNSPQQQVCPEQSDISPCICTVKKNGLDILCETTDLQHINVAMGVLKGKSPIIFYLKLRHNNLPKLQGFVFLALDIRHLTIHNSSLAAIEENALSSLGKGLTQLDVSLNQLRNVPSQALKNLHHLLILNVNHNKITNIHDKAFEGLDTLEILTLYENQISSIEPEAFRGLEKKLKRLNLGGNDLTLVPQKALSILDTLKKLEIQENKIKTIREGDFEGMENLDSLILAHNMIYTVPANVFSHLTLLNSLELEGNKISVIDKDAFRGLEENLQYLRLGDNNIHTIPSEALRPLHRLRHLDLRNNNISFVNEDSFTGYGDSLTFLNLQKNDIKVLPAMIFENLNSLETLNIQNNKLPRIPEDIMEPIMDTLRVIDITDNPLMCSCDLIWFPNLLQDLKSRDDEMAQKKKPLCHMPIENREYYVQAMPLEKMHCAGQKIRLKNQLLL; this is translated from the exons ATGATTTCAAATATGAAAAGGGGTAGTCTGTTGTTCGAGGGATGTGTTTTGTACGTTGTAGCTCTATTAGTTGGAGTTACGGGAATCTATGCCCAAAATTCACCTCAGCAACAGGTTTGTCCAGAACAAAGTGATATTTCACCTTGTATTTGTACCGTGAAGAAAAATGGCCTAGACATTTTGTGTGAAACAACGGATCTGCAGCATATAAACGTGGCAATGGGCGTGCTAAAGGGGAAGAGCccaattattttttatcttaaacTCCGTCACAACAATTTGCCTAAGTTGCAGGGATTCGTTTTTCTAGCTTTGGACATTCGCCACCTTACCATACATAACAGCAGTTTAGCAGCAATTGAGGAAAATGCCCTGAGTTCATTAG GAAAAGGTCTTACTCAATTGGATGTTTCATTGAACCAACTTCGAAATGTCCCTTCGCAAGCATTGAAGAATCTACATCACTTATTGATTCTTAACGTCaaccataataaaataacaaatatccACGACAAGGCATTCGAAGGACTCGATACATTGGAAATTCTAACGTTGTATGAAAATCAAATTAGTTCGATTGAACCAGAGGCTTTTCGTGGATTGGAAAA AAAACTTAAGCGGTTGAATTTAGGCGGAAACGATTTGACATTAGTGCCACAGAAAGCACTTTCGATCCTTGACACATTGAAGAAATTGGAAATTCaggagaacaaaataaaaactatccgCGAAGGCGATTTTGAAG gCATGGAGAACTTGGATTCATTAATTTTGGCACATAACATGATATATACTGTTCCTGCTAATGTCTTCTCTCATTTGACTCTTTTGAATTCGCTTGAATTGGAGGGTAATAAAATATCTGTCATAGATAAAGATGCTTTCCGAGGATTAGAAG AAAACCTTCAATATTTACGATTGGGCGATAACAACATTCATACTATTCCAAGTGAGGCATTGCGTCCCCTCCACCGTCTTCGTCATCTAGACTTAAGAAACAATAATATAAGTTTTGTAAATGAAGACTCTTTTACCGGATATGGAGattctttaacatttttgaacCTCCAGAAAAATGA catAAAAGTATTACCAGCGATGAtctttgagaacttaaattcaTTGGAAACTCTGAAcatacaaaacaataaattacCGCGCATTCCAGAGGATATTATGGAACCAATAATGGATACTTTACGTGTTATTGATATAACAG ataatCCACTTATGTGTTCCTGTGATTTGATTTGGTTTCCAAATCTCTTGCAAGATCTTAAAAGTCGCGATGATGAAATGGCCCAAAAGAAGAAACCATTATGTCACATGCCAATAGAGAACCGCGAGTATTATGTTCAAGCTATGCCTTTGGAAAAAATGCACTGTGCTGGGCAAAAG ATTCGTCTAAAGAATCAGCTACTGCTTTAA
- the LOC129905156 gene encoding slit homolog 1 protein isoform X1, with amino-acid sequence MISNMKRGSLLFEGCVLYVVALLVGVTGIYAQNSPQQQVCPEQSDISPCICTVKKNGLDILCETTDLQHINVAMGVLKGKSPIIFYLKLRHNNLPKLQGFVFLALDIRHLTIHNSSLAAIEENALSSLGKGLTQLDVSLNQLRNVPSQALKNLHHLLILNVNHNKITNIHDKAFEGLDTLEILTLYENQISSIEPEAFRGLEKKLKRLNLGGNDLTLVPQKALSILDTLKKLEIQENKIKTIREGDFEGMENLDSLILAHNMIYTVPANVFSHLTLLNSLELEGNKISVIDKDAFRGLEENLQYLRLGDNNIHTIPSEALRPLHRLRHLDLRNNNISFVNEDSFTGYGDSLTFLNLQKNDIKVLPAMIFENLNSLETLNIQNNKLPRIPEDIMEPIMDTLRVIDITDNPLMCSCDLIWFPNLLQDLKSRDDEMAQKKKPLCHMPIENREYYVQAMPLEKMHCAGQKVSSSTSMGISNVLNTKIIAHLCLFKLWPFRFV; translated from the exons ATGATTTCAAATATGAAAAGGGGTAGTCTGTTGTTCGAGGGATGTGTTTTGTACGTTGTAGCTCTATTAGTTGGAGTTACGGGAATCTATGCCCAAAATTCACCTCAGCAACAGGTTTGTCCAGAACAAAGTGATATTTCACCTTGTATTTGTACCGTGAAGAAAAATGGCCTAGACATTTTGTGTGAAACAACGGATCTGCAGCATATAAACGTGGCAATGGGCGTGCTAAAGGGGAAGAGCccaattattttttatcttaaacTCCGTCACAACAATTTGCCTAAGTTGCAGGGATTCGTTTTTCTAGCTTTGGACATTCGCCACCTTACCATACATAACAGCAGTTTAGCAGCAATTGAGGAAAATGCCCTGAGTTCATTAG GAAAAGGTCTTACTCAATTGGATGTTTCATTGAACCAACTTCGAAATGTCCCTTCGCAAGCATTGAAGAATCTACATCACTTATTGATTCTTAACGTCaaccataataaaataacaaatatccACGACAAGGCATTCGAAGGACTCGATACATTGGAAATTCTAACGTTGTATGAAAATCAAATTAGTTCGATTGAACCAGAGGCTTTTCGTGGATTGGAAAA AAAACTTAAGCGGTTGAATTTAGGCGGAAACGATTTGACATTAGTGCCACAGAAAGCACTTTCGATCCTTGACACATTGAAGAAATTGGAAATTCaggagaacaaaataaaaactatccgCGAAGGCGATTTTGAAG gCATGGAGAACTTGGATTCATTAATTTTGGCACATAACATGATATATACTGTTCCTGCTAATGTCTTCTCTCATTTGACTCTTTTGAATTCGCTTGAATTGGAGGGTAATAAAATATCTGTCATAGATAAAGATGCTTTCCGAGGATTAGAAG AAAACCTTCAATATTTACGATTGGGCGATAACAACATTCATACTATTCCAAGTGAGGCATTGCGTCCCCTCCACCGTCTTCGTCATCTAGACTTAAGAAACAATAATATAAGTTTTGTAAATGAAGACTCTTTTACCGGATATGGAGattctttaacatttttgaacCTCCAGAAAAATGA catAAAAGTATTACCAGCGATGAtctttgagaacttaaattcaTTGGAAACTCTGAAcatacaaaacaataaattacCGCGCATTCCAGAGGATATTATGGAACCAATAATGGATACTTTACGTGTTATTGATATAACAG ataatCCACTTATGTGTTCCTGTGATTTGATTTGGTTTCCAAATCTCTTGCAAGATCTTAAAAGTCGCGATGATGAAATGGCCCAAAAGAAGAAACCATTATGTCACATGCCAATAGAGAACCGCGAGTATTATGTTCAAGCTATGCCTTTGGAAAAAATGCACTGTGCTGGGCAAAAGGTCAGTTCATCTACATCAATGGGTATAAGCAATGTTTTGAACACCAAAATCATTGCTCATTTATGTCTTTTCAAACTTTGGCCTTTTAGATTCGTCTAA